One part of the Leucoraja erinacea ecotype New England chromosome 17, Leri_hhj_1, whole genome shotgun sequence genome encodes these proteins:
- the cmc2 gene encoding COX assembly mitochondrial protein 2 homolog, translating into MHPDLSAHLHSEECNIVIDRLKQCHNEHGFMKFLGKCNDIDQEMRHCLSAERKSKRAKSREHAAKMQKRLNEASK; encoded by the exons ATGCACCCTGACCTGTCAGCTCACCTGCATTCAGAGGAGTGTAATATTGTCATTGACCGTCTCAAACAGTGCCATAATGAA CATGGCTTCATGAAGTTTCTTGGAAAATGTAATGATATTGACCAAGAGATGAGACATTGCTTAAGTGCTGAG CGGAAATCCAAAAGAGCCAAAAGCAGAGAACACGCTGCTAAGATGCAAAAGCGGCTAAATGAGGCTTCCAAGTGA